One window of Candidatus Poribacteria bacterium genomic DNA carries:
- a CDS encoding ethanolamine utilization protein EutN, which translates to MYIAKVIGKVVSIVKHPAYENRTLLLIQPLSVKSELVRIPTIAVDYVGAGEGDTVIVGAGPGVAQEVFGIEDAPIRELVMGIVDRVDITLQEEPK; encoded by the coding sequence ATGTACATCGCCAAAGTAATCGGAAAAGTCGTTTCTATCGTTAAACATCCTGCATACGAAAATCGTACACTGTTGCTCATTCAACCGTTGAGCGTCAAATCTGAACTCGTTCGCATCCCAACGATTGCTGTTGACTATGTCGGTGCTGGCGAAGGAGACACGGTGATAGTCGGTGCGGGTCCTGGTGTCGCTCAAGAGGTATTCGGCATTGAAGACGCGCCGATCCGAGAACTCGTCATGGGGATTGTCGATCGGGTCGATATAACACTTCAGGAGGAACCAAAATGA
- a CDS encoding ethanolamine utilization protein EutN has product MDLGKIIGTVVATRKDPSLEGSRLLIVQPLDEKRNPISEPLVAVDTLHDAGVGETVYFVTGGDAVSVIPGKRMPVDVAIVGIVDSISLVEAPSTPETE; this is encoded by the coding sequence ATGGATTTAGGAAAAATTATTGGAACCGTCGTCGCAACTCGAAAAGACCCGAGTTTAGAAGGCTCACGTCTCCTCATTGTGCAACCCTTAGACGAGAAACGCAACCCTATTTCGGAACCGCTCGTCGCTGTGGATACGTTACACGACGCGGGTGTTGGCGAGACGGTCTACTTCGTTACAGGTGGTGATGCTGTAAGTGTCATCCCGGGTAAGCGAATGCCGGTCGATGTTGCCATCGTTGGCATTGTCGATTCTATTTCGCTGGTTGAGGCGCCGAGTACCCCTGAAACGGAGTGA